The genomic interval ATTACTCTAATGCACATAATCTGCATGGAAAAAGTCAGTGGACTTACAAACCATAGACAGACAGTCTGAATAGTTTATTAACGtttttctttttaacataaaaacacaGCATATCAGAGAAAATCATTTATGAATATAGTATGTACACATTCGTCAGAAATATAAAAAGTTCATTCAggaaattcaattttaaattattaattttctttaaaaaaatatatatattttaactcaCATCTTCAATAAGAGAATATACAATGTGTACTTTATGAACAGGCGTGCAGTTACGATTTATTATTTGATACGCAATTTACTATGCGCACACATTTAATTGATAATATATACATGTGGTTGTGTCTCttcattaaaatatcatgacaGGCTCTGGAACTGGGTTGAATGATGCGATCATCTGACAGCAAGAACTTAATTTTCTCTCTTGTGTTTAATTTGCTACCAAAAGAGCACTTTCTGTTAAAGTGGCTTTTATATTTGCGTTTAGCGGACACATCATTAAGGCATGTTGTTCACGTTCGACAAACGTCTTACAGATACAACAATATTGTTTATTGTCCTGTAAATCTTCATAACGTACTGTTTCTATACGAGGAGGTGCAACACCCCAGCGAAATTAATTTTACCAAGTCAATACGTTTCGCTCATCTTATCGTATAACTTTTGACGTATGGCTCCGCAGTGAATTCTGACATAAACTGCCTATTGTTCCGAATTTTATTACCCCTCAACATTTCCACATATTATCCATAAACGATGTCTTTCCATTTACGCTTAAATGCGTTCAACATGGTTTGTTGAAATCTATTAATTATCGACGTTTGTTGATCTTTGCTGTATATATGATCATGGCCAAGAGTGGCATTTTGCAGTTTTGTATTGACTTATGTAATTATAATTTTGCTATAGTTGTTTCGGCGTGCGTCCTGTCTAGTAAAGAAGTCAAAGTGCTGTTTCTTACGTCTGGTGCCGTCCATCCTGTTTAAGCGAAACCATTGTCCTAGCACAGATTTCCATTGTCGAATGTGCGGCTGGTAGAGAGTAGTCCAGAATTCGTtacattgaacagtgttacatcctttacgctgtcCACAAAAACAGTAATGCAGCCAAAGTTCAGAGCATTGCACTCGAATCAGCCtgtgaaatattcgaatatatttatTCGTGTCTGCTGGCATTATGTATATGTCaaactgggtaaaacagctatgccgaaaaagcgcgtTAGTGTTCTATACCGTTGTTGAGGTCAGAGACTAGTTGACACCGTGttaactgctagggtaacaagtaacaacgtacgggtcaacagggctatCTTTATGACAACTtgttcgtgagtaaaaagtattgctcgcagatttatgtttaattaattttcatcaataatcttattgtatattttgaaatagtatatggtgtcaaaaaattTTGTACAGAGAATTTTCATCATGAATTTATCTTCTTATTGCGATAGCTATTCAATATTccaaaattattcatttaatatgatggtgattgcaaattttctaTTAATATTTGGTGTTCATTAAACATTTTTCATTATACTTTATTTGCTTACAAAACCTCGAAAATTgacatgttattgttattttgtctagcttatctctataacataaataggataATAAACAGTGTACACACATCTCGACCGGTCTATAAAGACACTCTGTATAAActtgaatggcttgtgttcaaCCTTGCGATTAAAAAAGCTCTAAcctaattttgacaaaatgagtTGCGTATAAGATTGTGCAAttgcgaacaacttcagtgccttcagcgctttgattgtgtTATCTCGCCGCCTGAAATCCAGACGGAACTATAATCGGTAATAATAGcaacaaacatttttttccaaataatttaaaacaaaaatatcaataatatgaCTTTTTGCAAAAGTAAAATGTTCTTGCAGATTAGTTATTATAATCAAAGATTCAAACACATCAATTTTTCCGGAAAATGTGTGCATACATGCAATGGAAAgcgcttatacatgtatattccaaATGTGAAATTTTGATAATAAGTCAGTGTTTTAAACCTTATATTTCACCCAAATTAAAATCTGCTACAAGTGATTGCATGCGGTGCATCCACAGAATGTACTAAAAATCGTTAACAACTGTCATTAGAATGACTTCTAATTCATATAACAATTTTATACACTACACAATTTAACCTGTCAGCACTAAAATATACCATCAGACACTCTCGTGACTTTCCTTAGCTGTAATTGCCAATTCTAGACGCCCTGTTCTCGGTTTTAAAACAGTTTAATCAAGTGTTTGTTTTGAGTATACATCGTATCTCCACAAAAAGCATACAAATTGATGTCGATTTTTaaaaggtattgtgtttgttgaGATGTATCAGGTTGATAAAACTCGATTTTATATACATGCATGGGATATACTCATAAGGGCTCAAAGAATTGAAAAAGAACTAGCCCATGATTTTAGGTGAAGGTTATCACATGCTTCTTTACATTGAACTAGCCCATGCTTTTAGGTGAAGGTTATCACATGCTTCTTTACATTGAACTAGCCCATGATTTTAGGTGAAGGTTATCACATGCTTCTTTACATTGAACTAGCCCATGATTTTAGGTGAAGGTTATCACATGCTTCTTTACATTGAACTAGCCCATGATTTTAGGTGAAGGTTATCACATGCTTCTTTACATTGAACTAGCCCATGATTTTAGGTGAAGGTTATCACATGCTTCTTTACATTGAACTAGCCCATGATTTTAGGTGAAGGTTATCACATGCTTCTTTACATTGAACTAGCCCATGATTTTAGGTGAAGGTTATCACATGCTTCTTTACATTGAACTAGCCCATGATTTTAGGTGAAGGTTATCACATGCTTCTTTACATTGAACTAGCCCATGATTTTAGGTGAAGGTTATCACATGCTTCTTTACATTGAACTAGCCCATGATTTTAGGTGAAGGTTATCACATGCTTCTTTACATTGAACTAGCCCATGATTTTAGGTGAAGGTTATCACATGCTTCTTTACATTGAACTAGCCCATGATTTTAGGTGAAGGTTATCACATGCTTCTTTACATTGAACTAGCCCATGATTTTAGGTGAAGGTTATCACATGCTTCTTTACATTGTTTACGAATAATATTAAGTACATTCCTATAAATATCTAACTTTTCGGACATATCGACACGTATACATGTATCTTAGTTAGCTCCAAAGTTATATGAAAGTATCAGAATATTGTTCTTCAGCCCTCCATTACATGATGCTTATTAGAGAAAAGCAATATAAACAAGAACTATCTttcaaaaagatatacggcgttgattgtagTCGATGTTTATTAACGATCAAACgttatatctatgagatcaaaaatagcgaatgccgtttttttctgcgcagttcttagctgcatcacacccgaattacggggtgttgcgccagatttcgagacttatttcgctttattagatatAATTAGTCAGATATCTATATCTACTGAATAGAagaacacaagaaacatgaaaataaatgaaagcatataggtaAGCTGACAACACTCGAATCTTctttcatttcattattaatagaATCGTGAaacatcgtgctcatgcttaataaatttgtctaaattgaaaattatttctaattaaattaatcaaaatttcTCCTTTTCATGCAATTGTTGtatacacattaaaaatctatgattgacataccataacaatatcgccgaatatctttatttagtatatttctgaTCAAATTAAACTTCAAGTGCACATAGTTAACTAGACATTTGCTACATCAGAAGCGAGTATGACAATTAGAAGTTCGAATAACAAACTGGCACAAGTTCAAGCTGAACGCAACATATTTGCACAATTAATCCTTCTTTTAATTCAGAATGATATTGATCTTGAACGGACACTTTCTTATCTCCAGAACCTTGGTCTTTGGAAACAGCTGATGGAATGCCAGTGAAAACGGATAAGGCAAAGCTTTATATGATACATATGATACAATTTATAGTGGTATTTGTGGCAATATGGAATATTACGTTGCTCCTGAGGGTCATAAGTGCGGACAGTTTAATATATGGTCAtataatcgaatattcgaataatttttaACCAACTGAAACCATTGTTTTAACTTGTGATTGGGACAAatttttttaccaagtttcatgatgatcgaacaATCATTGTGGCtattagagtgttaacaaggtttacaatagccatattcgTAAAAAttccccctggtggccatgtttgtcaaccaaccagaaccattttcgatgtcgtccaatatatcatttgcccaaatattctgaccaaatttcatgaagttcggacaataaatgtggcctctagagtttaaACAAGGCACGACCCAAGACGGACAaagggcgatcacaaaagctcaccattagcacgttGTGATCAGGTGAGCCAAAATACACACTTTCGAAAACATAAGGGCTATAGCACGATTcctgtttgtaaataaaagtaacattttGTAAACTAAATGCCTACTTGGAAAGTCTGCGGTATAAAAAATGAAACTATAAAAAGGCAATTCTGCAAGTTAAGTTAGTTAAGTTGAAAAAAGTGGCGATCCCGGTGTACATTGAATTTTGTTAGATCGTGAATAATGTCAGATAAACCGGAAGTCTTAAGATTCTCACAGTACCCCGGTGAAATAATTTAGATCAGTGGTCGTGAACTATATCGGATCGATGCACACTTACAATTTTCGCATTTTTGTTCGAATACAAGCCGAATTTGCATATAACATTAATATGATCTCGTAGTTATTTTCCGATATCTGTTTGTTTCGGGCGTTGAACGTTATCAAGTAATTCacaacaaatataacaaaaacgaCAAAAGTTATAACCCCATGCAATATCAAAAGAAATTTAAACGAATTTCTTGTGACATTTTATAAACTCGATGGTAAATCTGTATTGcattgtaaacacattttttaattcgTCATGTACGTGTTGCAGCGTtcaaaatagaggatatttgttggattcggtggattattgattttaattgacGAGTGATCAtagcaaataatattttcacgagtggcgcagccacgagtgaaaaaatatattttctatgatcacgagtgaattaaaatcgataatccaccgaatccaacaaattgtctatttatttcatgcttttttcacagtttatatacattgttaaaatgtttaacaaaataatttcgctgggataatgacgtcatttcgtcaaaaaagtacgtcatttcacaataaacagtgaacaatatcgataattttcactgttaattttcactgtttgaaacagtgaaattatcagtttgaattcactgatatttctctataaaccaccggaaagcttAAATAAAATACAGTATATTCAGCTAAATTAATGcatcattatttaataaaattaaatttgttgGAATCTGTGGTTATCCATTTTAATTCACGAgagatcatataaaataattatttcacgagtggcgcagccacgagtggaaatatatattttctgtgatcacgaatgaattaaaatcgatattccaccgaatccaacaaattttctttttaatgtatgcttttttttaaccgtttatatCCATTGTTTCAGAGTTTAAcaaaagaatttcgctgggacaATGACATCATTTCTTAAAAGaatacgtcatttcacagtaaaaagtgaacattatcgataattttcactgttaattttgactgtttgaaacagtgtaattatcagtttttatccactgatatttctctataaaccaacggaaaggataaaataacaaattataatatattatttgaagataaacacatatcaaaatctagatctgattaaaaacaaattcacGGAAATTAATGTTTACAAAACACAACGACTTTCATAATCAGTAAATTCACATGTACACTAAATACAGgaacattattattaaataagtATTAGAAATATAACTGAAAACACTCCTTCATGTTACTAATATCATCATCGAAGTTTATGAGGTGCTTTCCGAGGCTTCATTGTGTGTTGACCCGCAGTATGCCCCtccactcctacctaattaacttactagactcatataagttgggacgaatttagaattatagctgcaattgtcttcttattttattgttactggaaaaaaaaacatttttggtaTAGTCTTGTTTTGTGGGGGCAGGTTTGGGGGGCCTGAGTAACCGGAATAAActccacctgtccggtatggtgactacAATCCAAACTTGCATGCTGCCCGGATCAGGAATCGAGCCCGGTTCGCCTAGGTGAAGACCGAGTGTTACAACCACTGCGCTAGCTGGACATCCTAAGCATTTATTCAGCCtgtcaatttgtttattttgcaatccatacgaaTCTTAAACGAATTCATGACACAGTACAGACACAACATCCACTGTCATCATTCTCGATAATGATTGAAGGTAATTAATATGCCTTTTCAATCCTCAAATCAGTACATCAAATAAGAGTTTTACTAAAATCATAACATTGTATTATTTGCATTAATACCATACTTTCTTTGTGTGTTGGTATGCCTATCATAGCTTAATATTGTGactttgtttaaaacacttgCTTCCAATGTTCGGTTTAATATAAGGAACAACACAAAACTCTATAGTACCCGACAAGTAAGCCCTAACATCGTTGATTGTATTAATGAAATGAGGCTTATATTTTTTTACGTCATGTGCAGTATTGGAACTTACATTGCACAAGACCACTATCTTATGATATACATACAGTATTTTAAAGCTGCTTGCCTTTAGGTTTCGGAAAAGCTgatgatttaattaattttgtccagtttaaatgaacaatttaacacggtctatctcgaatTAAACTGCATGTGCTTTAAAAACACGCTTTACTACTAGATTATTTTTATGTCATGACTTTAACAAACTTCACAGTTTGTGAAATACATAATATCTCAAGCGTAACGATGTTACTATAAGCTCGGTATCTTGCTGTCTGAGAGAATTGTGAAGTTATTGTCCTATTCATATAATCAACTTCAACGTTGACAAGTTATTCCTCTCGTGCATGTAACAAAATGTGCACGACCACCATATGACCTCACAGAACAAAAAGCGAATTTTAAATTCTTTATGAGTCCATAATTGTCTACCGAGACAGTTTTGACGCCATAAAGATTATTTAATAAATGcacttaattaaaaaataaattaacgaaGTATAAATAGCTTTCACAACACATGGGTTTTAATTCCCCATAGGTTCATTgtgatttaacaattattaaaagttgTATTACGGGTACTTTGTGCGGGCGTGGACGATTAATgtgtagtagaataagtagtagcagctgcagcagctAAACCTGTGgaagtagtcgaagtagtagtagtagtagtagtagtagtagtagaagtagtagtagtagtagtagtagtagtagtagtagtagtagtagtagtagtagtagtagaagtagtagaggtagtagtagtagtagttgttgttgttgttgttgttgttgtagtagtagtagaagtagtagtagtagtagtagatatgTGTATGTTCATGCACTTATTCACTCGTTATTAACCTCACAGTTATTCTTTAAACTTGCAGGACCATGTGTATTCCTTTAAACGATTGAATGTTTTGTATCATAACTGTTCATATCGTGGCTTGTCTCCTTGCAGAGTGTTTCGTCGCCTTTTACATTCCTGAAAAAAAGACGATACATTTATGAACCACACGTATACTTACATGAAAACATAACTGTGTTAATTCATATGCATATGACCTAACGATTCATACCTGTTTGTCTTGAGTTTGAATCTTCTCGTCATCGTCACATATAATTTCTTGAACATGAAAAGTATCAACGCAAGTCCAAGACCGAAACACCCAACTATGAAAACTCCGGCAGTGTGTTGTAAATCAAAAGAGACCTGTTTCGAACTTCTGCTCTGGAAATCGAAATCGCATTCTCTGGTATTTTCCCACCACCTAGAACAAAACGTTTACATAGAGATTAGACAAGTAtgcatattgttttaattgtgagtgttaatttattatttcataagATTTATAATAATGTTAGGTTATTAGTACTAGGAGCGATCTTGCCAACTCAAATTGaagtaatataaacaaaaaaaagaacGGTTCTATTTTCGGTTAGTAATTGTAtctcaatatttgtttttatttgataaaattgagaaaaatactatcttatgaaataaaagacctTTGATTTGTTTCGATTTTGTTCGGACTTTTGTTTCGATATCTACCTCCTAAACATGCACTTTAAGTCAAGCTCCGTTAACATTATGAGACAAATAACGGTTGTATAGGCGAGAGATCGTAACAATgtgaaattttaataaaatgttatttcataTGAAACTGATTATTCGGTTTACGGTACGTTATACATTTTATCGTGTATAtagtactaaataaaaaaatctacattatcttaataaacataattttcgatTTAAAACAGACAAACCTTtatatacataatttaataaaatagaaaaaaatggaaTGGAGGAACAAGCAATCTTTTTCCGATTTCACCGGAAGTTGATTATAGGTAGAGGGCCTTATGCACAAGACGCACATAAGTCTTTTTCGTACGACAAAAATGCGATTGCTACGGATAAAGAAATAAaggacaaaattaaaaaaaaacggccagaaaatatatatgtttatgcgATAACTGGGAAGTACTAGGTTAATGAAATTTGGTTTGGATTAAGGCTTATTACGAAAAGATACAGCTTCCGAATTTTTATCCGACGAAAAATCGTTTTTTTGGGGGGTTAAAAATATAAGATTAAATAGTCCAAGGTATCCAGATCCTGTGCTTACTCAAGAAGTACTTAAGCAAGGTTGACGAAACTTGGTTTGTTGATTGTCATATTTGGAATATGAACGTTGTTTTcatgtttgtcggacaaaaattTCGGTTTCGGTGGATACATAAATAAGTGGTAACCTTCAACAACTGGACCCTGCATTAGCTCAAAAAGTGCTAATGGCCTTCTGTTTGTGGTTAGACGATCCTATCAGGAATAACAAGTAACAACTAAAATATAGATCATGCAACAACTCAAAACTCAGTTAAGCCAGCTTGATTGAACTTGATATGCTGAAAGAAAGTCTTTTGTGAGATATCCactttatatgtgtatgtttCGCCCCCATAAAAAAAGGTGATTTCTATGGTAACAGAAAAAGTAAAAACGAAAATCTGTGTTCAAAAAGTTCGTGTGCATACTCAGACGACATAAACTTGGTAAGTAGCTGTTGTTTTGACTTTTACAAAtctcttgtttttgttaaaatcagATTTGATTTGATATAATGTACACATTAAATAATAAGGATTCAGCTTATTTGACATGACATATCGATGAAATTTATCTGCATAATtgataataacaaatattaatcAACAATATGTTGATTCACATCTAAACTGACTTAAATTTTCATCTAGAACGACaaacatacttttttttcaactctTGAATGAATCCACTCTCTCTTAATTCTAGTAATTCTATATTTAGCGAAGATTTAAATGGAGCGCCATTGTACATCGCTATTCCATGTTCTTGAAGAAGAATTGGTGCCGACACGGACTGTGTTTTACAATATTTCTTTTCTGAATAAGAATTTATCATGGAGTCAAAGATAAATGCAGACGTCCCAGGACTGTCTGTTACTTTTCGTCTTCCTTCCGTCGCATTCGACACTAAACCTATCTTTTCCCATATTCGATGAAAATCAGTATTTTTACCACTATTCTCGAGGAAGTTTCGTGTGGCAGAATTGTTAACTGTATACACTGTTACATCATCTCTCTTAGCGAGTTCCTCAAAAGAATCGATTGGCTCTTCGAGATTCATTTTAGTAAGGAAAGCAGCCATGTTAGCAGTGTATGTTGAAACTGTTATTAGTACGAAGAAAAGATAGCCCGTGGTAAGAATCCGCTGGGACGTTCTTCTTGGACATGTGTCACTCCCTTTCATGAGCAAAGTGCCCAACGAAAACCATAGGGTTGATTTCAAAGTAAATACTCTGTGTGTACTTCTTATGTCTAATAGTAGGTAAACGATGCATATTCCTAGAGATGACCCAATAATTGCCATCCATAATTGAAGTGAAAACGGAGTTAAAAATTGAAACATGTTGAATTGTTCTTCCGGCCTGGTGATCAAAATATTGATTCCAGTACTCACGACACCAATACTGAAATCTATTACAGATTTTCGTTCAGAAGTAATCGATATCGCTCCCATCCCAAGCGTTGCATTCTGAAAAGAACacaacaaatttattttgaaatgaatactttattaatttattaatatcatagccaagAACACAGCCAAGTTGATTGCGCGAAAGCACTAGTAATAAAGAGCCTACCTTCGCTAAAATCTCTCCAACAATGCCACCCCAATCTGTTTTCTGAATATTGCGTGGTAAGCCATACTCGTTCGTTAACACTATTTCATACTGAAAATTCAAATCTTGACTTATCTTCTTGAGTAAGTCGATTGTAAAGCCCTCAAACCTATCGTTGCCTTCAAATGAAACTCCCTTTGGTGGTTTTCTAATCATAACAAATGGTTCTTCCTGAAAAGTAATACATGCATTAAAAgtaatgtaaattaaaataatccTCCCCCTACAAGTATtcctttaaatcaatattttgacatttaatatTGTAACGTTTGTCGCGCCATAGTAAGGATGATATACCTGCACGACAACGACCCTCTCGACATCCTTGAAAATCCCTCTAGCTTCTTTCGAGTGTGCATTTTCTTTTTGGGTTGGTATAAGATATCCATGAAAAGCAGTGTCTTTGGATTTCTCTAAATCGTCCGATTTTTTCATCCATGTTGCTTCCTGtaagaaaacatttaaaacatgcgatttttatacaattatgtattaacatatttacataataatagcaatatttatcaataattgACCGCCTTTCGAAAAACGCGTTTACCTTGCTGTACATGTTGATCCCACCATGATTATAAAGCGAGAGAGAATAGTTCACACGAGCACCGTCTTTGTTGAATTGAATAAATCCAGTTTCACCTGATGAGATCACAACCTGAATAATACGAACAATCGTTGTATATAACAAGAAAATCATTCAACGCTCACCTGAAAAACTGTAGCTTAGTGGTATAGTACTCAAAAGATCTCTGGATTGAGCTGCTTTTGACGGCAAGGAAATTAGTTTAATACATCTTGCAACGTTAGACGATAATAGTACATAGCATCACGTGAGTGTAACCAATTTTTAAATTAACTTAACAGAGGATCCCTttctgaatttaaaaacaaaatgtaacatCTGCAATTTATAGACCTTGTCCTTTCAGAGAATAAAGTTTTATCGCTATTTTGCTtatgaaatctaaaaaaaaatgcgACACATTGAGCGTGGTCAGTTTTGACCACCGTTACATCATTAAGAGAATATTTGTAGTGGACCCCTGATGGTGTATACTATCAAAGCTCTGGAAAGTGTTATTGCAGAGAAGACGTTTAACATAATTTTGCTACATGTCCATAATACAATTGTGATGCCTTGTAATCTGACTTAACGAATATGTTGCCTCTTGATGATGCGAACAAACCAATATTAAAGCGATTGACTTTACAGTTGCAGACAGGAAGATTTGTTTTGATGGTTTAAGACAATACAAACTGGTAATTCCGTGAAAGTGACTTTGCACCCCAGGGGcgcaattaattaaaacaaaacttttatGATGCTACATACCTAATAAGATAGCTGTTGGCTTTATGGTTTGTGccacaaaatgtttaaaatttaaatgatttcGTTATTCAAATCAATGTACCACTGGGGCAAAGCCAATAAAGACCCTTGATGGATAATTTTAATAAACTTTGTAGAAGACCTCTATATAGGATGCTGCTTCTTAGTATGAACGCATGGGGCTTTGCGGGTCTAGAAAAGTACATTTCCGTACAGTAGGTTATATGAAACTCTTTGGCATGGCCAATTTTGACTTAAAGAGAATGGTTTGAACAAACTGTGTAGATGACCCCCATATGATGCTACCTATCAAACAATGCTACCTTAGCCTTGTAATCAGATAATAAGATTTCAAAGTGTGTTTTCCCATGTAATTTTGTGAAATCCGACAATTATGCGAAATATGAAAGTATGTGGCTTTACAGTTCCAGATAATTGTTTCAAAAGCTTTCCCTGTAGTATCTATGTTAAACTGGTGACCAAGGGACGAGGTAAGTTTAAAACCAAgatgcataatttgaacaaaatggtAGAGGACCTCAAGACaccccaagtcgacccaagtcaacccaagacaTCCCAAGTCACCCCAAGTCTACCCAAGACAACCCAAGTCAtaccaagtcgacccaagtcaacccaagtcgacccaagtcaacccaaaacaacccaagtcgacccaagtcaacacaagacgacccaagtcgaccctAGTCCAAGTTCAAATTGAGGAAGTTGAGTATCTAATTGAACGGCTAAGGAAAGCCCCAGGAAAATCCGTGTGTTGAAAAATACCACTGGTGTTTGTTGCCATTGTATATACCCCGAAGAAACGGTAAACACGGTACAGTTGCGCCACATATCAttatctatgatcactcgtgaattaaaaataGATATTCaaccaaatcaaacaaatatcctttatattttTGGCCAGGTTAGTCTATATACGCAACAAGAATGACTAACGTTGTTGTTGGAGA from Dreissena polymorpha isolate Duluth1 chromosome 1, UMN_Dpol_1.0, whole genome shotgun sequence carries:
- the LOC127843790 gene encoding glutamate receptor 2-like, with product MIHLLIIMAMLLFELTWECPPAKTRYDFIIGVLSPKAGESPLQGTFDEYSKMSYDRVAKCFNTPYNVNLDVENLLNITKAGWTDIRDGIDTALSVQANTKRAIGLSVVVGPFYQNLAMVLEELQIPYIVTDYMGFEWSDTSRVDNIVKWNTILEVRPSMAEFNNAVVDLFVYKKWGSAVMIMPEFPKDNQVCQNLARQMVEHNISPITYTLKFSEMEDEMRNKTAEVLRNVQLLEQKHIVICSPRDDKYNLIQLVLEEASLFQMLADETYSFFILDPTTQLKPLTEINMYRKGFFAAKCDILAYRYKDIKNKESSNFNSGYGFGAADAAKIINDAKNYYLDRHESEKYEALNKELFLTVLKEVVISSGETGFIQFNKDGARVNYSLSLYNHGGINMYSKEATWMKKSDDLEKSKDTAFHGYLIPTQKENAHSKEARGIFKDVERVVVVQEEPFVMIRKPPKGVSFEGNDRFEGFTIDLLKKISQDLNFQYEIVLTNEYGLPRNIQKTDWGGIVGEILAKNATLGMGAISITSERKSVIDFSIGVVSTGINILITRPEEQFNMFQFLTPFSLQLWMAIIGSSLGICIVYLLLDIRSTHRVFTLKSTLWFSLGTLLMKGSDTCPRRTSQRILTTGYLFFVLITVSTYTANMAAFLTKMNLEEPIDSFEELAKRDDVTVYTVNNSATRNFLENSGKNTDFHRIWEKIGLVSNATEGRRKVTDSPGTSAFIFDSMINSYSEKKYCKTQSVSAPILLQEHGIAMYNGAPFKSSLNIELLELRESGFIQELKKKWWENTRECDFDFQSRSSKQVSFDLQHTAGVFIVGCFGLGLALILFMFKKLYVTMTRRFKLKTNRNVKGDETLCKETSHDMNSYDTKHSIV